Proteins found in one Salvia splendens isolate huo1 chromosome 10, SspV2, whole genome shotgun sequence genomic segment:
- the LOC121752882 gene encoding uncharacterized protein LOC121752882: MAIKWQPPDGAFSHTLGKAGGGGIVRDLAGKMLVAFATPLQAHSALEAELKAIHHGLILAKEFNHPIWLEVDCEQALNLLNGVSWGPPQVRHDVARLIVLKRQITLRASFIHREGNNVVDSLAKMGTEKTDYQRMTASSAPRLVRAMVRMEEMGMPNIRIRGEDPT, encoded by the coding sequence ATGGCGATCAAGTGGCAACCCCCGGATGGTGCGTTTTCACACACCCTTGGTAAAGCCGGAGGGGGAGGAATTGTCCGTGACTTAGCGGGAAAGATGTTAGTCGCCTTCGCTACACCACTCCAAGCACATTCGGCCCTTGAGGCCGAGCTCAAGGCTATTCACCACGGCCTAATCTTGGCAAAGGAGTTCAACCATCCAATATGGCTCGAGGTGGATTGCGAACAAGCGCTCAACCTTCTAAATGGTGTAAGTTGGGGGCCGCCTCAAGTTAGACACGATGTAGCTCGACTAATCGTCCTCAAACGCCAAATAACCTTACGCGCATCCTTTATCCATCGGGAAGGTAACAATGTGGTTGATTCCCTCGCAAAAATGGGCACCGAAAAAACAGATTACCAACGCATGACAGCTAGCTCAGCCCCTCGGCTAGTGAGGGCCATGGTACGCATGGAGGAGATGGGAATGCCTAATATCCGAATCCGTGGAGAAGACCCGACCTAG